A single window of Lytechinus variegatus isolate NC3 chromosome 8, Lvar_3.0, whole genome shotgun sequence DNA harbors:
- the LOC121419636 gene encoding scavenger receptor cysteine-rich domain-containing group B protein-like produces the protein MANFFIDNGRNSIYKAWRVSGTEVRLIGGGDERRGRVEVRHDGLWGSICDDGWDIQDAMVVCRKLGYGNASAATGYAEYGPGSGPIFLDNVDCTGQEMDLDDCSHNGFEVHDCQHSEDAGVECVPKDLQVRLVGGDSALEGRVEVLYNGSWETICDNYWSLREAKVVCRMLGFQTVTRATYNAEFGEWSSSFLWDYVGYVGCVGDERSLAECFHSGYGIHNCGHSEDAWVVCGNDVNALQVRLVGGQSALEGRVEVFYDGSWGTVCDDDWSFSDAKVVCRMLGFQTAVRATTNAEFGEGSGSILLDEAGCIGDELNLAECFHTGYGIHDCGHSEDAGVVCWKGESVCMSLKVKS, from the exons ATGGCTAATTTTTTCATTGATAATGGTCGAAATTCAATTTATAAAGCATGGCGCGTCTCTGGAACTGAAGTTCGTCTTATTGGAGGAGGAGACGAAAGACGAGGGCGAGTAGAAGTCCGTCATGATGGGCTCTGGGGTAGTATCTGTGACGATGGCTGGGATATCCAAGATGCAATGGTAGTCTGTCGAAAACTTGGCTACGGGAACGCATCAGCGGCCACTGGTTATGCAGAATATGGCCCTGGATCTGGTCCCATCTTCCTGGATAATGTAGACTGCACTGGTCAAGAAATGGATCTAGATGATTGCAGTCATAATGGATTCGAAGTTCACGATTGTCAGCATAGCGAGGACGCTGGCGTAGAATGCGTACCAAAAG ATCTGCAAGTACGGCTGGTTGGCGGGGATTCAGCCTTAGAAGGTCGTGTCGAGGTGTTGTACAACGGTTCATGGGAAACAATTTGCGATAATTATTGGAGTTTAAGGGAGGCGAAAGTTGTATGCCGAATGTTGGGCTTCCAAACAGTCACTAGAGCCACCTACAACGCTGAGTTCGGAGAATGGTCTAGTAGTTTTCTCTGGGATTATGTTGGATATGTTGGATGCGTCGGGGATGAACGCAGCCTTGCAGAATGCTTTCACAGTGGATATGGGATTCATAATTGTGGACACTCAGAAGATGCATGGGTGGTCTGCGGTAATGATGTTAATG CACTGCAAGTTCGTCTTGTCGGTGGACAATCAGCCTTAGAGGGTCGCGTAGAGGTGTTCTACGACGGTTCCTGGGGAACAGTTTGCGATGACGACTGGAGTTTTAGTGACGCCAAAGTTGTATGCCGAATGTTGGGCTTTCAAACAGCCGTTAGGGCCACCACCAACGCTGAGTTTGGCGAAGGTTCAGGAAGTATTCTTTTGGATGAAGCTGGATGCATCGGAGATGAACTCAACCTTGCAGAATGCTTTCACACTGGATATGGGATTCATGATTGTGGTCACTCAGAAGACGCCGGTGTCGTCTGTTGGAAAGGTGAGAGCGTGTGTATGAGTTTAAAGGTTAAATCTTAA
- the LOC121420810 gene encoding galectin-3-binding protein B-like, translating to MLFNSSWGTLCGRGWDLKEADVACRLLGFLGASDVLHNAAFGEGTGKVLLEDISCLGSEDTLMNCTFMSIEAVDCPHNLDVGVMCKGSVMSMMSSSEMPLTRNPQNYSEHQDGTSNSIPPVEKSLNPHLTLLLVGTILAVFCAILIVAVLFGYSRNRKLKAAMKILDERLSSNVTGFPKEDSSYETLDLPNISTGIHLYTGLKVSGISNEDQVYTEVAIAKDCDDESLGCSYKSSKHSNGIRSKAGRLDTRERDIPLPSEPYDSTYANC from the exons ATGCTGTTTAACTCATCGTGGGGTACACTTTGTGGGCGAGGATGGGACTTAAAGGAGGCCGACGTGGCCTGTCGACTGTTAGGCTTCCTAGGTGCTTCAGACGTTCTCCATAACGCTGCATTCGGCGAAGGGACTGGGAAGGTACTTCTGGAAGACATCTCTTGTCTTGGATCGGAGGACACCTTGATGAACTGTACCTTCATGTCCATAGAGGCCGTCGACTGCCCCCATAATCTGGATGTTGGAGTCATGTGCAAAG gTTCGGTGATGTCGATGATGTCCTCTAGCGAAATGCCGTTAACCAGGAATCCACAAAACTACTCTGAACACCAAGATGGAACATCGAATTCGATACCACCTGTTGAAAAGAGTCTTAATCCCCATTTGACCCTCTTATTGGTTGGAACGATCCTGGCAGTGTTCTGTGCTATTTTGATTGTTGCGGTTCTCTTCGGGTACTCTCGTAATAGAAAGCTGAAGGCGGCGATGAAGATCCTAGATGAACGGCTTTCCTCTAATGTGACTGGATTCCCGAAAGAAGATTCATCATATGAGACACTCGACCTGCCCAACATCTCAACAGGAATACACCTATACACTGGCTTAAAGGTATCTGGAATTAGCAACGAAGACCAGGTCTACACAGAAGTGGCCATTGCGAAGGATTGTGATGACGAAAGTCTTGGTTGCAGTTATAAATCTTCAAAACACTCTAATGGCATCAGGTCTAAGGCTGGCAGGCTTGATACTCGAGAGAGGGACATTCCATTGCCATCGGAACCGTATGACTCCACATATGCTAATTGCTGA